A window of Apium graveolens cultivar Ventura chromosome 8, ASM990537v1, whole genome shotgun sequence contains these coding sequences:
- the LOC141676492 gene encoding GCN5-related N-acetyltransferase 10, chloroplastic yields MAYLKVNNFICSKLYFKEECWRYGGTPYGSTNVVSKCRIRNGVSNTGLERRIQGGSDIYFACSCVSNSTFSSAAEEEVDQLVLNDKFEGRKGQFGNLWNEYGWQVRRMVEKEDEMRKVAQVQAEAFYEPVFFFPDIFFDFFKAEVYQGLIYRLRSSAADRYACLVAEPCDESSENLVGVVDVTFLRDDDVLKNLPAETDEYLYVSGIAVSTNFRRQKVATALLRACDTLSVQWSASYLVLRAYEDDLGARTLYTNAGYTVVSRDPPWTSTWIGRKRRVLMIKHCSH; encoded by the exons ATGGCTTATTTGAAAGTAAACAACTTTATCTGTTCAAAACTGTATTTTAAAGAAGAATGTTGGAGATATGGAGGCACCCCATATGGTTCTACTAATGTTGTTAGTAAATGCAGAATTAGAAATGGTGTTTCAAACACTGGTTTAGAAAGAAGAATACAAGGAGGCAGTGACATATATTTTGCATGTTCCTGTGTTTCTAACTCAACTTTTTCATCAGCAGCAGAGGAAGAAGTTGATCAACTGGTTTTAAATGACAAATTTGAGGGCAGGAAGGGACAGTTTGGTAATTTGTGGAATGAGTATGGATGGCAAGTGAGGAGAATGGTTGAAAAGGAAGATGAGATGAGGAAAGTAGCTCAAGTTCAAGCTGAAGCTTTTTATGAGCCTGTCTTTTTCTTTCCTGATATATTTTTCGATTTCTTTAAA GCTGAAGTATATCAAGGTCTAATTTACAGACTGAGAAGTTCAGCAGCTGATAG GTATGCCTGTTTGGTTGCAGAGCCTTGTGATGAATCTTCTGAAAACCTTGTCGGAGTAGTTGATGTCACATTCTTGCGAGACGATGATGTTCTTAAGAACCTCCCTGCAGAAACTGATGAATATCTTTATGTCTCTGGCATTGCTGTTTCGACTAACTTCAG GAGGCAAAAAGTAGCTACTGCATTATTAAGAGCATGTGACACTTTATCAGTACAATGGAGTGCTTCATATCTTGTCCTAAGGGCTTATGAAGATGACTTAGGTGCTCGTACATTGTACACGAATGCAGGTTATACTGTTGTTTCTAGAGATCCTCCATGGACGTCTACTTGGATTGGGCGAAAACGCCGAGTCCTTATGATTAAACACTGTAGTCACTAG